The Penaeus chinensis breed Huanghai No. 1 chromosome 36, ASM1920278v2, whole genome shotgun sequence genome includes a region encoding these proteins:
- the LOC125045160 gene encoding uncharacterized protein LOC125045160 isoform X3: MDADGDAGEEGLGAAAGAWTTATYQTQGLSNVVHIIVPDLTCIPQGQPNDALATAFSEVANSGGLVGHEDPGSAQGVKDSLAALAAAAELDQVRNDVAAVEHMMEETKYSHLGNSGEQQGVAVMSEDTDGLHHSVVVNLPIEQEKTVAMIPLPLAPFLQHEDPDATFYNEVYHYLRSGSFPEGATDTYKKAIRKRATNYLINEEGRLSYGHKMPKEVITSADKQRGIIESEHVDHTTGVHFGVKKMYSSIFSKYYWRTIYVDVGNYCRRCEKCTEVAVSSFRDLVPGEQEDSLGDEINRVTTLPTDRIIRVWKKVQIKIHGPYNRTVYGNEMLLTIIDPFSKWIVAQASPEAGLEVHCARFIFDTFCQYGFAQCHVVGMTSEMFERMQACYKEKFDSAQDVLRTLVPFDSEDAQQSFLFTLQEESHECAWAGEMLDHFCNENPTTWDQEVNRYLFQFRTTTTSLGGVTPFNVMFARNPTGYVSEEEKENINILEEEKALEVPAKRRRLQSSTLQCRHCHETFTSKISFRIHQRKHTEEARRRGTLDGEEPLRPVLQEKKPQPRKILTRKRRRPFGRGPERLLTLASSDWSDQQKDSVPHDENRTQLTRNTVVAVKALLNATKEERSKRGKYIKYTPELRDEIAQYALTHGNHEATVYWSHRLGGTVSESTIRNFIKTYKSYTPEVKEEIGKFAFQYGVEGASRHFSEKLGHEVRKGIVRKFKKNYLKKFPEMDDITSDLQVGTSGRRVNLTGTSARQKRSFSLQMKDEIGRYATQFGITAAIQHYSEKLQFPVKESTVRKFKKQFVDRGNVSNAVSGANTGENTGVVGTGTVLTDQQAGAPQTIDVLHPSLSVLNAPAVSGTVNVSTANNFVYQHPYHLNMTPGPQTNTVLPMNHNSLAFHQGSVINQGMTASLSYQQPGTAPASSVIMNQSFTHQAPTGFQQGYVGGFAQGGGTGGSVTHGGQIAPLAVTHTSVAATSMAHSPLPLTMSGAPATHLSQLAHHTVGPPISQAHLTQAPAVPHTVTNGGQHPTHHQLITTSFHQPLSGSLNFEGTLHAHTQASLNNEPISLMKETHDQGAGVSLGGQGEDSLHGSAAAEAAATQQSLAHMGEQAAPSDAPDSILGLETDDEYSDPPTPKKKKSRSSIKVKKEIIGLSKRGNYASYSPELRAEIGRYAVEHGNLAAVQHFKEKLGFEIPESTVRGLKDKYLIKRVRGKKEVISIGFAQRGRPMRLGKYDEIVQDCIRELVKDGEKVSSFLAIATAKQVLMQYDPNLLEENGGPVKLNPTWAKSFLKRIGLHQLA; this comes from the exons ATGGATGCAGACGGAGACGCGGGCGAGGAGGGCCTTGGGGCAGCTGCTGGGGCTTGGACGACGGCAACATACCAGACTCAGGGGCTCAGCAATGTCGTGCACATCATTGTACCAGATCTTACCTGCATACCTCAAG GCCAGCCCAATGATGCCCTGGCCACTGCATTTAGTGAGGTTGCAAACAGTGGGGGTTTGGTTGGCCATGAGGACCCAGGGTCTGCACAGGGGGTTAAGGATTCCCTTGCTGCCCTTGCAGCTGCAGCAGAACTCGACCAAGTGCGGAACGATGTTGCTGCA GTGGAACACATGATGGAGGAGACCAAATACAGCCACCTTGGCAACAGTGGAGAACAACAAGGTGTTGCTGTAATGTCAGAGGATACAGATGGATTGCATCATAGTGTGGTTGTGAACCTTCCTATTGAG caGGAAAAGACGGTTGCCATGATCCCACTGCCCCTTGCCCCGTTCCTTCAGCATGAGGATCCAGATGCCACCTTTTACAATGAAGTCTATCACTACCTTAGGTCTGGGTCTTTCCCTGAAGGTGCAACAGACACATATAAAAAGGCGATCAGGAAAAGAGCTACAAATTATTTG ATAAACGAGGAAGGAAGGTTATCGTATGGCCATAAGATGCCCAAAGAAGTCATCACAAGCGCAGATAAACAAAGAGGCATAATTGAATCCGAACATGTCGACCATACGACGG GTGTACATTTTGGAGTGAAGAAGATGTATAGTAGTATTTTTAGTAAGTACTATTGGCGCACCATCTATGTTGACGTTGGCAACTACTGTAGGCGATGTGAAAAGTGCACGGAAGTTGCTGTGTCCAGTTTTCGTGATCTCGTCCCAGGAGAGCAAGAAGATTCATTAGGGGATGAAATAAACCGTGTCACAACGCTGCCTACCGATCGCATAATCCGAGTTTGGAAAAAG GTCCAAATTAAAATTCATGGCCCATACAATAGAACAGTATATGGGAATGAAATGCTGTTGACAATCATTGATCCCTTTTCAAAGTGGATCGTGGCACAGGCTAGTCCTGAGGCTGGGCTGGAAGTTCATTGTGCCAGATTTATCTTTGATACTTTCTGTCAGTATGGCTTTGCACAATGCCAT gTTGTTGGAATGACTTCAGAAATGTTTGAGAGGATGCAAGCATGTTACAAAGAGAAGTTTGATAGTGCTCAAGATGTTTTAAGAACTCTGGTCCCCTTCGATTCAGAGGATGCCCAGCAGAGTTTCCTCTTCACACTGCAGGAAGAGTCGCATGAATGTGCTTGGgcag GTGAAATGTTGGACCATTTTTGCAATGAGAACCCAACAACATGGGATCAGGAAGTGAACAGATACCTCTTCCAGTTCCGAACTACAACGACGTCACTTGGCGGAGTCACACCTTTTAATGTCATGTTTGCTCGCAACCCAACAG GGTATGttagtgaggaagagaaggaaaacatcaacattctggaagaagagaaagcgcTTGAAGTTCCTGCCAAAAGACGACGGTTGCAGAGTTCGACGCTTCAG TGTCGTCATTGCCATGAGACCTTCACAAGCAAAATAAGTTTCCGCATACATCAGCGTAAGCACACAGAGGAAGCTCGGAGAAGAGGCACTCTCGACGGCGAAGAGCCACTCAGACCGGTTTTGCAGGAAAAGAAGCCACAGCCACGGAAAATcctaacgaggaagaggaggaggccatTTGGGAGAG GTCCAGAAAGACTTTTAACTTTGGCCTCATCTGATTGGTCAGACCAGCAGAAGGACAGTGTTCCCCATGATGAAAACAGAACGCAGCTCACTCGTAATACAGTAGTAGCTGTCAAAGCACTCCTAAAtgcaacaaaggaagaaagaagtaaaagaggaaaatatatcaaatacacacCTGAATTACGTGATGAAATAGCCCAGTATGCGCTGACACATGGAAATCATGAAGCTACTGTGTATTGGTCGCACAGACTAGGTGGTACAGTGAGTGAAAGTACAATCAGGAACTTCATTAAAACCTATAAAAGCTATACTccagaagtgaaagaagaaatagggaaatTTGCTTTTCAGTATGGTGTAGAAGGGGCATCAAGACATTTTTCTGAGAAATTAGGTCATGAAGTTAGAAAAGGCATTgtaagaaaatttaaaaagaattaTTTAAAGAAATTTCCAGAGATGGATGACATAACTAGTGACCTTCAGGTTGGTACCAGTGGAAGACGAGTGAATTTAACCGGAACATCTGCAAGGCAAAAGAGGTCATTTTCTCTTCAAATGAAAGATGAAATTGGAAGATATGCAACCCAGTTTGGTATCACTGCTGCAATACAACATTATTCTGAAAAACTTCAGTTCCCAGTGAAAGAGTCCACAGTGCGAAAATTTAAAAAACAGTTTGTAGACCGTGGCAATGTTAGTAATGCTGTTAGTGGTGCAAATACTGGAGAAAACACAGGTGTTGTGGGTACGGGCACTGTTTTAACAGATCAACAAGCAGGAGCTCCTCAGACTATTGATGTCTTACACCCATCCCTTTCTGTACTCAATGCACCAGCGGTGTCAGGGACAGTAAATGTAAGCACAGCTAATAATTTTGTATACCAGCATCCCTATCACCTCAATATGACCCCAGGGCCACAAACAAATACAGTACTTCCAATGAATCATAATTCTTTAGCATTCCATCAAGGCAGTGTAATCAATCAGGGCATGACAGCTTCCCTTTCATATCAGCAACCAGGAACTGCACCTGCATCCTCTGTAATTATGAACCAGAGTTTCACTCATCAAGCTCCAACAGGTTTCCAGCAGGGTTATGTGGGTGGCTTTGCTCAAGGGGGAGGTACAGGTGGCTCAGTAACTCATGGAGGGCAGATAGCCCCCCTGGCTGTGACGCACACTAGTGTAGCTGCAACCAGCATGGCACATTCTCCATTACCACTTACCATGAGTGGGGCTCCAGCCACACATTTGTCTCAACTAGCTCATCACACAGTAGGTCCTCCCATTAGCCAGGCACACCTAACTCAGGCGCCTGCAGTGCCACACACAGTAACTAATGGAGGTCAGCATCCCACCCATCACCAGCTCATAACAACATCATTCCATCAACCCCTAAGTGGGTCACTAAACTTTGAGGGAACTCTTCATGCACATACTCAAGCTAGTTTGAACAATGAACCCATCAGCCTCATGAAAGAAACACATGACCAAGGTGCTGGAGTCAGCTTAGGAGGTCAAGGAGAGGATAGCCTTCATGGATCTGCTGCTGCTGAAGCTGCTGCCACTCAGCAGAGCTTAGCACACATGGGTGAACAAGCTGCTCCATCAGATGCTCCAGATTCAATTTTGGGCTTGGAGACTGATGATGAGTATAGTGATCCACCCacaccaaagaagaagaaatcaagaAGTAGCATTAAGGTGAAAAAGGAGATCATTGGGTTAAGCAAGAGAGGAAATTATGCCTCCTACAGTCCAGAGCTTCGTGCAGAAATTGGAAGATACGCTGTAGAGCATGGCAATTTGGCGGCAGTGCAGCATTTTAAAGAAAAATTAGGGTTTGAGATACCAGAGAGTACAGTAAGAGGCCTAAAGgacaaatatttaataaaaagagtgagaggaaagaaggaagtcaTTTCAATAGGCTTTGCACAGAGGGGAAGACCAATGAGAttaggaaaatatgatgaaattGTCCAAGACTGCATCAGAGAGCTGGTCAAAGATGGAGAAAAG GTATCATCATTCCTTGCGATTGCCACTGCCAAACAAGTGCTTATGCAATATGATCCCAACTTATTAGAAGAGAATGGAGGACCTGTCAAGTTGAATCCTACGTGGGCTAAAAGTTTCCTGAAGCGCATTGGACTGCACCAGCTAGCTTAA